One Campylobacter concisus DNA segment encodes these proteins:
- a CDS encoding FecCD family ABC transporter permease, which yields MKNANFSIVVIFLALLTLLCAFVALGVGRFYIPFNDVFSVLAHSFGFGDGAASNITNVIENLRIPRIIAAILVGAALSVSGAAYQGVFKNQLVSPDLLGVSAGACVGAATAIIFDLSLFWVQAFAFGFGLAAVAITLAIPKMMGRTSTLMLVLSGIIVSGLMGSVIGFLKYVADPETKLPDIVYWQLGSLAKLDSDNLKYIAPVMIICAILLIAMSWRINLLSLGDESAARLGVNVSFERAVIIICATLLTACSVCISGIVAWVGLLMPHLARMLVGANNIKSMPASIFMGAIFLLFVDTLARSISVSEVPLGVLTGFIGTVFFVWVLWRNKKVA from the coding sequence ATGAAAAACGCAAATTTTTCAATAGTTGTTATCTTTTTAGCTCTACTAACGCTTCTTTGCGCCTTTGTCGCACTTGGCGTTGGTAGATTTTACATACCTTTTAACGACGTCTTTAGCGTGCTGGCTCACAGCTTTGGTTTTGGAGATGGCGCCGCTAGCAACATCACAAACGTGATAGAAAATTTACGTATCCCACGTATCATCGCAGCCATCCTTGTTGGAGCTGCTCTTAGCGTGAGTGGTGCAGCCTATCAAGGCGTCTTTAAAAACCAGCTAGTTAGCCCTGATTTGCTTGGCGTCTCGGCTGGCGCTTGCGTGGGAGCTGCCACTGCGATCATATTTGATCTATCGCTATTTTGGGTGCAGGCTTTTGCCTTTGGCTTTGGCCTAGCAGCCGTTGCTATCACGCTAGCCATACCAAAGATGATGGGACGCACGAGTACGCTTATGCTAGTGCTTTCTGGCATCATCGTAAGCGGTCTCATGGGCTCAGTGATCGGCTTTTTAAAGTATGTCGCCGACCCTGAGACAAAGCTACCTGACATTGTTTATTGGCAGCTTGGTAGCCTTGCAAAGCTTGATAGTGACAACTTAAAATACATAGCTCCAGTGATGATCATCTGCGCCATTTTACTTATCGCCATGAGCTGGCGTATAAATTTGCTCTCTCTTGGCGACGAGAGTGCGGCAAGACTTGGCGTAAATGTCTCATTTGAGCGCGCTGTCATCATCATCTGCGCTACGCTTCTAACAGCCTGCAGCGTCTGCATAAGCGGCATAGTCGCTTGGGTGGGACTTCTCATGCCACACTTAGCGCGTATGCTAGTTGGCGCAAATAACATAAAAAGCATGCCTGCAAGCATATTTATGGGTGCGATATTTTTGCTATTTGTCGATACTCTAGCGCGTAGCATAAGCGTGAGCGAAGTGCCTCTTGGCGTGCTTACTGGCTTTATCGGCACGGTATTTTTCGTCTGGGTTTTATGGCGAAATAAAAAGGTTGCGTGA
- a CDS encoding ABC transporter ATP-binding protein, with amino-acid sequence MLEVRNLNFSYPNGAGKLENVNLKIGAGEILTILGRNGAGKSTTLGLISGSLKPVSGEIFLDGKNVDSLSNKERAKIMAYVAQSEVTEYDYTGLEFITMGRAAHLGIFARPSKEDEEIARIYTKKLEIEYLEDRFITQMSGGQKQMCMIARAMAAQPKMIIFDEPTSALDFGNQYKFLRTVKWLKELGYSVVLTTHNPDFAVLLGGYVALVKGDGEVGFGTVDEIIRSENLSKLYGLNLNVSYIDEVKRNCCLTYPL; translated from the coding sequence ATGCTTGAAGTTAGAAATTTAAACTTTAGCTACCCAAATGGGGCTGGCAAACTAGAAAATGTAAATTTAAAGATAGGTGCTGGAGAAATTTTAACCATACTTGGTCGAAATGGAGCTGGCAAATCAACAACTCTTGGGCTAATAAGCGGCTCGCTAAAGCCAGTTTCAGGAGAGATCTTTCTTGATGGCAAAAACGTAGATAGCCTAAGCAACAAAGAGCGCGCTAAGATCATGGCGTACGTGGCTCAAAGCGAGGTTACTGAGTATGACTACACCGGACTTGAGTTTATCACGATGGGTCGCGCGGCACACCTTGGTATCTTTGCAAGACCTAGCAAAGAGGACGAAGAGATCGCTAGAATTTACACTAAAAAGCTTGAGATCGAGTATCTTGAGGATCGCTTTATCACGCAGATGAGTGGCGGTCAAAAGCAGATGTGTATGATCGCTCGCGCGATGGCTGCGCAGCCAAAGATGATCATATTTGACGAGCCAACGAGCGCGCTTGATTTTGGCAACCAGTATAAATTCCTACGCACCGTCAAGTGGCTAAAAGAGCTTGGCTACTCGGTCGTGCTAACCACTCACAACCCTGACTTTGCCGTGCTTCTTGGCGGATATGTGGCACTTGTTAAGGGTGATGGCGAGGTTGGATTTGGCACGGTTGATGAGATCATTAGAAGTGAGAATTTAAGCAAGCTTTACGGACTAAATTTAAATGTAAGCTACATCGACGAAGTAAAAAGAAACTGCTGCCTCACTTATCCACTATAA
- the recG gene encoding ATP-dependent DNA helicase RecG, with protein sequence MKFEASDRAKLLKIGVLGLLDLALVLPKGFEDTTIAKSPREGQVCINVKITSLASRPGMLTALAFCEQWQSSVKIVIFNAKSWHYGAFKLGKEMAIYGLCSHAFGSWQIVNPKITTKIGQIVPKFKTELKDEELKKLILKYLNLQNLLDEGLNEKEAKFLADLQRLDEQSVQILYRLKNEGEGVEILKFVEIFNYIKKLSAKKTYFKSPKIKLFDISSWLKSLPFTPTNDQLNAVNDIRDDLSAVQAKRRVIMGDVGSGKTLVILAAALSVYPQSAILMAPTSILSEQIYNEAKRLLPAFMNVMLVRSGEKKIDFGGVNLIVGTHALLFHELPNSPLVMVDEQHRFGSNQRKKIEELASNEEERANFVQFSATPIPRTLSLIQSEIVNFSFLKQMPFKKNIMSQILGASEFGFLLAHIKKQLAGGFQVAIIYPLVESSESSNYQSLSEAQGFWLKNFKNVFVTHGKDKEKEEILRRFREEGEILLSTTVVEVGISLPRLNTIVIVGAERLGLATLHQLRGRVGRNGGDGYCFLFTKLKEAPARLKEFCATNDGFKVAELDLKNRQSGDILNGFFQHGATFNFYDYEDDITQAAKARVAELKSKAQI encoded by the coding sequence ATGAAATTTGAAGCAAGCGACAGAGCAAAACTTCTAAAAATAGGCGTGCTTGGCCTTCTTGACCTTGCTCTCGTGCTACCAAAGGGCTTTGAGGATACGACGATCGCTAAGAGCCCAAGAGAAGGGCAGGTCTGCATAAATGTAAAGATCACCTCGCTCGCCTCACGCCCTGGCATGCTGACAGCACTTGCCTTTTGCGAGCAGTGGCAAAGTAGCGTAAAGATCGTCATTTTTAACGCAAAGTCTTGGCATTACGGCGCTTTTAAGCTTGGCAAAGAGATGGCGATATATGGGCTTTGCTCGCACGCCTTTGGCTCTTGGCAGATAGTAAATCCAAAGATCACCACAAAAATAGGTCAGATCGTGCCTAAATTTAAGACCGAGCTAAAAGATGAGGAGCTAAAAAAACTCATCTTAAAATATCTAAATTTGCAAAATTTACTTGATGAGGGCTTAAATGAAAAAGAGGCTAAATTTCTAGCTGATTTGCAGCGGCTAGATGAGCAAAGCGTTCAAATTTTATACCGCCTAAAAAATGAGGGCGAGGGCGTGGAAATCTTAAAATTTGTAGAAATTTTTAACTACATAAAAAAGCTAAGTGCGAAAAAAACCTACTTTAAAAGCCCAAAAATCAAACTTTTTGACATAAGCTCTTGGCTTAAGAGCTTGCCATTTACGCCGACAAATGATCAGCTAAACGCAGTAAATGACATCAGAGACGACCTTAGTGCTGTGCAGGCAAAAAGGCGCGTCATAATGGGCGATGTGGGAAGCGGCAAGACGCTTGTGATCCTAGCAGCTGCTCTTAGCGTCTATCCGCAAAGTGCCATTTTGATGGCGCCAACGAGCATCTTAAGCGAGCAAATTTATAATGAAGCAAAGAGGCTTTTGCCTGCTTTTATGAACGTGATGCTGGTGCGAAGCGGGGAGAAAAAGATAGATTTTGGCGGGGTAAATTTGATCGTTGGCACGCATGCGCTGCTCTTTCACGAGCTGCCAAACTCGCCGCTTGTCATGGTCGATGAGCAGCACCGCTTTGGCTCAAACCAGCGCAAAAAGATAGAGGAGCTTGCCTCAAACGAGGAGGAGCGGGCAAATTTCGTGCAGTTTTCAGCTACGCCAATACCTAGGACGCTAAGTTTAATCCAGTCTGAGATCGTAAATTTTAGCTTTTTAAAGCAGATGCCGTTTAAGAAAAATATAATGAGCCAAATTTTAGGCGCTAGCGAGTTTGGCTTTTTGCTCGCTCACATCAAAAAACAGCTTGCGGGCGGCTTTCAAGTAGCCATCATCTATCCGCTAGTTGAGAGCAGCGAGAGCTCAAACTACCAAAGTCTAAGCGAGGCGCAGGGCTTTTGGCTAAAGAATTTCAAAAATGTCTTCGTCACGCACGGCAAAGACAAAGAAAAAGAGGAAATTTTAAGGCGATTTAGAGAAGAGGGCGAAATTTTGCTCTCAACCACCGTTGTTGAGGTCGGTATCTCGCTACCAAGACTAAACACGATAGTGATCGTGGGCGCTGAGAGGCTTGGGCTTGCCACACTTCATCAGCTGCGCGGTAGAGTGGGGCGAAATGGCGGCGATGGATACTGCTTTTTATTTACCAAGCTAAAAGAGGCGCCAGCTAGGCTAAAAGAATTTTGCGCGACAAATGACGGCTTTAAGGTGGCCGAGCTTGATCTGAAAAACCGACAAAGTGGCGACATATTAAATGGCTTTTTCCAGCACGGAGCGACCTTTAACTTCTACGACTACGAGGATGATATCACGCAGGCTGCAAAGGCGAGAGTGGCTGAGCTTAAAAGTAAAGCTCAAATTTGA